A genomic window from Corticium candelabrum chromosome 8, ooCorCand1.1, whole genome shotgun sequence includes:
- the LOC134183626 gene encoding uncharacterized protein LOC134183626 — protein MRTIDVDDSTDVHCYVVFSPTVHFVEYDTLMGVAIFQSKMNVTLMGEDKDRTNITCTGNSARAALVFDGLISLAITNLTFTGCSAQVNSLSTFSVVSVNNCRKLIVNSCRFVDNEGIGIEVQNGYDFVEISHCRFIGSNVSYSAGVKISLDQHLPPTSYAAVLTIEFCHFFNLYYTTLTQTDIHVGNGAGICLQGNMMYRYSVNVSIFSSVFDNNIAVNGAGVYINVDSSPDDFHVLIDECIFTNCRTESNGYVEPQGHITKKGYGGAIALLMSGKSKGTIDINNSLLDSNYANVGAAIAVFFADYSTEIQVAVAKSNFTKNLAKQGGALSLNNILEEGHWPMPTICHDTLFVGNKVLRGGQGSALVALYVDVSLTGVIKVTSNNRSAFLILGHSWVTVSDSVTFSDNHGLLGGAIHLHERSTIWVHKGATLSFENNTAYSGGALFVNNIGVFREWRFLGPTTRNHRCFINPFSHDDVYTSVYDKQKQLNANIKFVNNKADAIGRGGAIHAYSLDICAWQEGSGFNFTHALRSPSFSYVNNQPNDIRSEMVTINATLEADIRDHITTKHLLNSDTRCPDDKNVYCVAPGISYYLAATGKDSLGLDVIGSTIVETSTKNDLGISSAHQLLIYPNGPNKEFQFATGWTFIHFSGFRTTTSEISIRPQMTSFNQFFYVRLTNCFAGFKYDPQSRTCVCNNKDRHTHVIECHFHGEVRVEAGYWIGHITNGGHLVSHSCPVGYCVCTSDSCWFDPRVRPDAQCTKGRNGTLCGKCAESYSATFGSLYSKCQTNCADQYKWEFPLLSLLSAFVVVVAVLFNLNVASGVLRSFVFYFQMVGFTLNAVAPSGILSQKWVAYFAGIANLNFREDICMWENMTPLHSTVLQYFMPTCIFVCMAIFVIFARKFARMARIPVLRAFWSLLTLTYVSISYTTFILLQCVPLEDGDDYYWYGDATVRCFTGEHTKFAIAAIIIAIFYVIPFPFFVAFGLPWITKLKPVSDISLQAFKGQYWWGEGWNFGRRLLLIVIHCFSGEPHLHQTLMIIFISAFLSFHGQLQPYFRIRDNIVETCLLFNLVVVNALQMYTSRTPVPSYITETLFLVPYAAAFLWFLFYAWQRFRKKEGKEEWKSKSRQGTNSRQPHSPGNAEVSTKGTSVEMQSANIPNGDKSNLSVSLDKDQIMDESNDALREPLLGLTSSQQ, from the coding sequence ATGAGAACCATTGATGTGGACGACTCTACTGATGTGCACTGTTACGTCGTCTTCTCACCGACTGTCCATTTCGTGGAGTACGATACATTGATGGGCGTGGCCATATTTCAGAGCAAAATGAACGTGACCTTGATGGGTGAAGATAAAGATCGCACGAACATAACGTGCACTGGAAACTCAGCTCGTGCAGCTTTAGTTTTTGATGGTTTGATCAGCCTCGCGATCACAAACTTGACATTTACTGGATGCTCTGCACAAGTGAACAGTTTATCGACTTtctctgttgtgtctgtgaaTAACTGCAGGAAGCTGATCGTAAATTCATGCAGATTTGTCGACAATGAAGGAATTGGGATTGAAGTACAAAATGGTTACGACTTTGTGGAAATATCTCATTGTCGGTTTATTGGATCAAATGTTAGTTATTCAGCTGGAGTCAAAATTAGTCTTGATCAACACTTGCCTCCTACATCATATGCAGCCGTGTTGACAATAGAATTCTGtcatttttttaatttatattacaCAACTTTGacgcagacagacattcaTGTTGGAAATGGTGCAGGAATTTGTCTCCAGGGAAACATGATGTACAGGTATTCAGTAAATGTGTCCATTTTCTCTTCAGTTTTCGACAACAACATTGCAGTAAATGGTGCTGGTGTCTACATTAATGTGGACTCATCACCTGATGACTTTCATGTTCTGATTGATGAGTGCATTTTTACCAATTGCCGTACTGAGAGTAATGGCTATGTAGAGCCCCAGGGGCACATTACAAAGAAGGGTTATGGAGGAGCAATTGCACTGTTGATGTCTGGAAAAAGCAAAGGTActattgatataaacaattCTTTGTTGGATTCAAATTATGCAAATGTAGGAGCTGCAATTGCAGTTTTCTTTGCTGACTATTCTACTGAAATTCAAGTTGCAGTAGCAAAATCAAATTTTACAAAGAATTTGGCTAAACAAGGTGGTGCACTTTCATTGAATAATATCTTGGAAGAGGGACACTGGCCAATGCCAACAATATGCCATGACACATTGTTTGTTGGAAACAAAGTGTTAAGAGGTGGTCAAGGCAGTGCGTTAGTTGCTCTTTATGTTGACGTATCTCTAACTGGTGTGATAAAAGTGACATCCAATAATCGATCTGCATTTCTAATTCTTGGACATTCTTGGGTGACTGTATCTGATTCAGTCACATTTTCTGACAACCATGGTCTGCTTGGTGGGGCAATACACCTGCATGAAAGATCTACAATTTGGGTCCACAAAGGTGCAACATTAAGTTTTGAAAACAACACTGCATATAGTGGTGGTGCTCTGTTTGTGAACAACATTGGTGTATTCAGAGAATGGCGTTTTCTTGGACCTACTACACGGAATCATCGCTGTTTCATAAATCCATTCAGTCATGATGATGTCTACACCTCCGTTTATGATAAACAAAAGCAACTGAACGCAAACATCAAGTTTGTCAACAACAAAGCAGATGCAATTGGTAGAGGTGGAGCTATTCATGCATATTCCTTGGACATTTGCGCATGGCAAGAAGGCAGTGGCTTCAACTTTACACATGCACTCAGATCACCTAGCTTTTCGTATGTCAACAATCAACCTAATGATATTAGGTCTGAAATGGTAACAATCAATGCTACACTGGAAGCTGACATTAGAGACCACATAACCACAAAACATTTGTTGAACAGTGACACTCGATGTCCTGATGATAAAAATGTCTACTGTGTTGCACCCGGTATTTCATATTATCTGGCTGCTACCGGAAAAGATTCTCTTGGTCTTGATGTGATTGGATCAACAATAGTTGAAACAAGTACTAAAAATGATTTAGGTATTTCATCTGCTCATCAGTTGCTAATTTATCCAAACGGTCCTAATAAGGAATTTCAATTTGCAACTGGTTGGACGTTTATTCATTTTTCTGGGTTTAGAACCACCACTTCAGAAATTTCAATTCGACCTCAGATGACATCATTCAACCAGTTCTTTTATGTGAGACTAACGAATTGCTTTGCTGGTTTTAAATATGATCCGCAGTCCCGGACTTGTGTGTGTAACAATAAAGATAGACACACTCATGTCATTGAATGCCATTTCCATGGTGAGGTCAGAGTGGAAGCTGGATATTGGATTGGCCACATTACCAATGGTGGACACCTTGTATCACACAGCTGTCCTGTTGGTTACTGCGTGTGCACTAGTGATAGCTGCTGGTTTGATCCACGTGTTCGACCAGATGCTCAATGTACCAAAGGACGCAATGGAACTCTTTGTGGGAAATGTGCTGAAAGTTACAGTGCAACATTTGGCTCGCTCTATTCCAAATGTCAAACTAACTGTGCTGATCAATACAAGTGGGAGTTTCCTTTACTCTCATTATTATCAGCCTTTGTAGTAGTGGTTGCAGTCTTATTCAACTTAAATGTGGCTTCTGGTGTACTCCGTTCATTTGTGTTTTACTTCCAGATGGTTGGATTTACACTAAATGCAGTTGCGCCGAGTGGAATTCTGTCCCAGAAATGGGTTGCTTACTTTGCTGGCATTGCCAACCTGAACTTCCGAGAGGACATATgtatgtgggaaaacatgacACCACTCCACAGTACTGTGCTCCAGTACTTTATGCCAACGTGCATCTTTGTCTGTATGGCTATCTTTGTCATCTTTGCTCGAAAGTTTGCTCGTATGGCACGAATTCCTGTCCTCCGTGCTTTCTGGAGTTTACTGACATTGACTTATGTTAGTATATCATACACAACATTTATTCTTTTGCAATGTGTGCCATTAGAAGATGGAGATGATTACTACTGGTATGGAGATGCCACCGTTAGATGCTTTACTGGTGAACATACCAAATTTGCCATTGCTGCTATCATTATTGCAATTTTCTACGTTATTCCATTTCCTTTCTTTGTTGCATTTGGTTTGCCTTGGATTACCAAACTCAAACCAGTATCTGACATCAGTCTTCAAGCTTTCAAAGGGCAGTATTGGTGGGGAGAAGGTTGGAATTTTGGTAGAAGGCTTCTGCTAATTGTTATTCATTGCTTTTCTGGTGAACCACATCTCCATCAGACACTGATGATTATTTTCATTTCTGCTTTTCTTTCATTTCACGGTCAGCTTCAGCCTTACTTTCGTATTCGTGACAATATTGTGGAGACATGTCTTCTTTTCAatcttgttgttgtgaatGCACTGCAGATGTACACATCTCGCACCCCTGTGCCATCCTATATTACAGAAACTCTGTTTCTTGTTCCTTATGCTGCTGCTTTTTTGTGGTTTCTTTTCTATGCTTGGCAGAGATTTagaaagaaagaaggaaaGGAAGAATGGAAAAGTAAAAGCCGACAAGGAACAAATTCTAGGCAACCTCATAGCCCTGGTAATGCTGAAGTCAGCACAAAAGGTACCTCCGTGGAAATGCAATCCGCAAACATACCTAATGGAGACAAATCAAACCTGTCTGTATCACTTGATAAAGATCAGATAATGGATGAATCAAATGATGCATTGCGTGAGCCTTTGTTGGGCCTTACAAGCAGTCAGCAATAG
- the LOC134183627 gene encoding uncharacterized protein LOC134183627 has product MLYEFYGVSLLLFSFAGASSLGVSSLKGMKELDANLPCTKNYCITSCGGSGLEDFQLQMTGFPFLPNSRKTIFNMTFIPSKIITYLVGTGNFSIKSAKYPDMAPVTLFRTLNGCSDSPTSQLQCPLIAGRKVDISQTYNLGGPFDFAFEIGVQLTFVLKAFDQNEDLLICGKGEPV; this is encoded by the exons ATGTTGTATGAGTTTTATGGAGTCTCTCTTCTTCTATTTAGTTTTGCAGGAGCATCTTCACTTGGCGTCTCTTCTCTGAAAGGGATGAAGGAGCTTGATGCCAATTTGCCTTGTACAAAGAACTACTGCATCACAAGCTGTG GTGGTTCCGGACTAGAGGACTTTCAGTTGCAAATGACAGGATTTCCTTTTCTTCCAAACTCGagaaaaacaatttttaatatGACATTTATTCCAA GCAAGATCATCACTTACCTAGTTGGAACTGGCAATTTTTCTATAAAATCTGCCAAGTATCCTGACATGGCGCCTGTCACTCTCTTCAGAACTCTAAACGGATGTAGCGATAGTCCAACTTCACAACTGCAGTGTCCATTGATTGCAGGAA gAAAAGTGGACATTAGTCAAACATACAATCTAGGAGGTCCTTTTGATTTCGCATTTGAG ATTGgcgtgcagctgacatttgtTTTAAAGGCTTTTGATCAGAATGAAGACCTCCTTATTTGCGGGAAAGGAGAACCAGTGTAG